The Primulina eburnea isolate SZY01 chromosome 13, ASM2296580v1, whole genome shotgun sequence genome includes a region encoding these proteins:
- the LOC140809203 gene encoding phosphatidylserine decarboxylase proenzyme 3-like isoform X1: MGHRNSKHESTNESTDGSSSEPSRVQRLRQHLRRHRRHFRSHRRGTHSDYPAGKLLEEGDFAGIALLRIISAEMSFKDKWLACVTLGEQTFRTNISDHTDRPIWNSVSSANHILIWCMSLWFNCMTLHYFFKSNYEKKLLLEKKGARFARISVFETNRMSKSNLVGFCEIDLYDFLTQDSDSDVEVFDLLHISSPAEVAGKITLSCFIEDPLETEKSFARRILSIVDYNEDGHLSYPEFSDLMDAFGNLLAANKKKDVFKAADENGDGVVSVDELAMLLAVEQEKDPLLTCCPVCGETLPVSDRLNSMIHLTLCFDEGTGNQVMTGGFLTDKQASNGWMFKLSEWAHFSSYEVGLRSGSGASHILVFDRKTRRLVEEIIDSKIILSMRTIYQSKIGFGLIDTGAKELLLSLSEKQGRKMNSVESAKDIPKFLDLFQDQIKLSEIKYPLEHFKTFNEFFIRELKPSSRPITSLECDSVAVCAADSRLTAFRTATDSMRFWIKGRKFSVRGLLGTEVCSDAFIDGSLVIFRLAPQDYHRFHLPVSGRIEKFVDIPGCLYTVNPIAVNSKYCNVFTENKRVVSLISTEDFGKVAFVAIGATMVGSITFSKKKGDYVKKGEEFGYFSFGGSTVICVFEKDTIKLDDDLLENSERSLETLVSVGMKLGVSIERGARIYTESPNVESCVIGE, translated from the exons ATGGGGCATAGAAATTCAAAGCACGAATCAACTAATGAATCGACTGATGGGTCTAGTTCAGAACCATCACGTGTCCAGAGGCTCCGGCAGCACCTCCGCCGGCACCGCAGGCACTTCCGAAGCCACCGTCGTGGCACACACTCCGATTACCCCGCTGGTAAACTGCTCGAAGAGGGAGATTTCGCAGGCATTGCACTCCTCCGCATCATTAGT gcGGAGATGAGTTTCAAGGATAAATGGCTTGCATGTGTTACTCTTGGAGAACAGACCTTCCGGACCAACATTTCTGATCA CACTGACCGACCTATCTGGAATTCAGTGAGTAGTGCTAACCATATTCTCATTTGGTGTATGAGTCTATGGTTCAATTGCATGACACttcattatttctttaaatcaAATTAC GAGAAGAAGCTTTTACTGGAAAAAAAAGGGGCACGTTTTGCCAGAATATCAGTATTTGAG ACTAATAGAATGTCAAAGAGCAATCTTGTTGGTTTTTGTGAGATTGATCTATATGATTTCCTTACTCAG GATTCAGATTCTGACGTAGAGGTATTTGACTTATTACATATATCTTCTCCTGCAGAAGTTGCTGGCAAGATAACTTTATCATGTTTCATTGAG GATCCATTGGAAACAGAAAAGTCTTTTGCAAGGCGCATTTTGTCCATTGTG GATTATAATGAAGATGGACATCTTTCCTATCCAGAATTCTCCGATTTAATGGATGCATTTGGTAATCTATTGGCTGCTAATAAG AAAAAGGACGTCTTTAAAGCCGCTGATGAGAACGGGGATGGTGTTGTTAGCGTGGACGAGTTGGCTATGCTTTTAGCTGTTGAGCAAGAAAA GGATCCACTTCTTACTTGCTGTCCCGTCTGCGGTGAAACTCTTCCAGTCTCCGATAGGTTGAATTCCATGATTCATTTGACCCTATGTTTTGATGAAGGGACTGGAAACCAGGTTATGACTGGAGGATTCTTGACTGATAAGCAGGCTTCTAATGG TTGGATGTTCAAACTAAGTGAATGGGCTCATTTTTCATCATATGAAGTTGGATTGAGGTCTGGATCTGGTGCTTCACACATTCTG GTGTTTGATCGCAAAACAAGGAGGCTAGTGGAAGAAATTATAGATTCCAAGATTATTTTATCAATGAGAACCATTTATCAATCTAAAATAGGGTTTGGCCTCATCGATACAG GGGCGAAAGAGCTATTGCTCAGCCTCTCAGAAAAGCAAGGAAGGAAAATGAACTCTGTTGAATCTGCCAAGGATATTCCGAAATTTCTTGATTTGTTTCAG GATCAAATAAAGTtatctgaaatcaaataccCTTTGGAGCACTTTAAG ACATTCAATGAATTTTTTATAAGAGAGTTAAAACCAAGCTCAAGACCAATCACCAGCTTGGAATGTGACAGTGTTGCTGTATGTGCAGCTGATAGCAGGCTTACAGCTTTCAGAACTGCTACTGATTCTATGAGATTTTGGATTAAG GGCCGAAAATTTTCTGTCAGAGGTCTTTTGGGAACAGAAGTGTGCTCTGATGCATTCATTGACGGAAGTCTAGTGATATTTAGATTGGCACCACAG GACTATCATCGATTCCACTTGCCTGTTTCTGGAAGGATTGAGAAATTTGTTGACATACCAGGATGTCTATACACT GTTAACCCAATTGCTGTGAATAGCAAGTATTGCAATGTTTTCACAGAAAATAAACGAGTTGTATCTCTTATATCAACAGAGGATTTTGGAAAG GTCGCATTTGTTGCTATTGGAGCAACAATGGTTGGTAGCATCACTTTTTCGAAAAAAAAGGGTGACTATGTGAAGAAGGGAGAGGAG TTTGGATATTTTTCATTTGGTGGAAGTACAGTGATTTGCGTCTTTGAAAAG GACACGATCAAGTTAGACGACGACCTCTTGGAGAACAGTGAAAGATCACTCGAGACATTAGTTTCTGTGGGAATGAAATTGGGCGTCTCCATTGAGAGAGGTGCTCGTATATACACCGAGTCTCCAAACGTGGAATCGTGTGTTATAGGGGAATGA
- the LOC140809203 gene encoding phosphatidylserine decarboxylase proenzyme 3-like isoform X2, with the protein MGHRNSKHESTNESTDGSSSEPSRVQRLRQHLRRHRRHFRSHRRGTHSDYPAGKLLEEGDFAGIALLRIISAEMSFKDKWLACVTLGEQTFRTNISDHTDRPIWNSEKKLLLEKKGARFARISVFETNRMSKSNLVGFCEIDLYDFLTQDSDSDVEVFDLLHISSPAEVAGKITLSCFIEDPLETEKSFARRILSIVDYNEDGHLSYPEFSDLMDAFGNLLAANKKKDVFKAADENGDGVVSVDELAMLLAVEQEKDPLLTCCPVCGETLPVSDRLNSMIHLTLCFDEGTGNQVMTGGFLTDKQASNGWMFKLSEWAHFSSYEVGLRSGSGASHILVFDRKTRRLVEEIIDSKIILSMRTIYQSKIGFGLIDTGAKELLLSLSEKQGRKMNSVESAKDIPKFLDLFQDQIKLSEIKYPLEHFKTFNEFFIRELKPSSRPITSLECDSVAVCAADSRLTAFRTATDSMRFWIKGRKFSVRGLLGTEVCSDAFIDGSLVIFRLAPQDYHRFHLPVSGRIEKFVDIPGCLYTVNPIAVNSKYCNVFTENKRVVSLISTEDFGKVAFVAIGATMVGSITFSKKKGDYVKKGEEFGYFSFGGSTVICVFEKDTIKLDDDLLENSERSLETLVSVGMKLGVSIERGARIYTESPNVESCVIGE; encoded by the exons ATGGGGCATAGAAATTCAAAGCACGAATCAACTAATGAATCGACTGATGGGTCTAGTTCAGAACCATCACGTGTCCAGAGGCTCCGGCAGCACCTCCGCCGGCACCGCAGGCACTTCCGAAGCCACCGTCGTGGCACACACTCCGATTACCCCGCTGGTAAACTGCTCGAAGAGGGAGATTTCGCAGGCATTGCACTCCTCCGCATCATTAGT gcGGAGATGAGTTTCAAGGATAAATGGCTTGCATGTGTTACTCTTGGAGAACAGACCTTCCGGACCAACATTTCTGATCA CACTGACCGACCTATCTGGAATTCA GAGAAGAAGCTTTTACTGGAAAAAAAAGGGGCACGTTTTGCCAGAATATCAGTATTTGAG ACTAATAGAATGTCAAAGAGCAATCTTGTTGGTTTTTGTGAGATTGATCTATATGATTTCCTTACTCAG GATTCAGATTCTGACGTAGAGGTATTTGACTTATTACATATATCTTCTCCTGCAGAAGTTGCTGGCAAGATAACTTTATCATGTTTCATTGAG GATCCATTGGAAACAGAAAAGTCTTTTGCAAGGCGCATTTTGTCCATTGTG GATTATAATGAAGATGGACATCTTTCCTATCCAGAATTCTCCGATTTAATGGATGCATTTGGTAATCTATTGGCTGCTAATAAG AAAAAGGACGTCTTTAAAGCCGCTGATGAGAACGGGGATGGTGTTGTTAGCGTGGACGAGTTGGCTATGCTTTTAGCTGTTGAGCAAGAAAA GGATCCACTTCTTACTTGCTGTCCCGTCTGCGGTGAAACTCTTCCAGTCTCCGATAGGTTGAATTCCATGATTCATTTGACCCTATGTTTTGATGAAGGGACTGGAAACCAGGTTATGACTGGAGGATTCTTGACTGATAAGCAGGCTTCTAATGG TTGGATGTTCAAACTAAGTGAATGGGCTCATTTTTCATCATATGAAGTTGGATTGAGGTCTGGATCTGGTGCTTCACACATTCTG GTGTTTGATCGCAAAACAAGGAGGCTAGTGGAAGAAATTATAGATTCCAAGATTATTTTATCAATGAGAACCATTTATCAATCTAAAATAGGGTTTGGCCTCATCGATACAG GGGCGAAAGAGCTATTGCTCAGCCTCTCAGAAAAGCAAGGAAGGAAAATGAACTCTGTTGAATCTGCCAAGGATATTCCGAAATTTCTTGATTTGTTTCAG GATCAAATAAAGTtatctgaaatcaaataccCTTTGGAGCACTTTAAG ACATTCAATGAATTTTTTATAAGAGAGTTAAAACCAAGCTCAAGACCAATCACCAGCTTGGAATGTGACAGTGTTGCTGTATGTGCAGCTGATAGCAGGCTTACAGCTTTCAGAACTGCTACTGATTCTATGAGATTTTGGATTAAG GGCCGAAAATTTTCTGTCAGAGGTCTTTTGGGAACAGAAGTGTGCTCTGATGCATTCATTGACGGAAGTCTAGTGATATTTAGATTGGCACCACAG GACTATCATCGATTCCACTTGCCTGTTTCTGGAAGGATTGAGAAATTTGTTGACATACCAGGATGTCTATACACT GTTAACCCAATTGCTGTGAATAGCAAGTATTGCAATGTTTTCACAGAAAATAAACGAGTTGTATCTCTTATATCAACAGAGGATTTTGGAAAG GTCGCATTTGTTGCTATTGGAGCAACAATGGTTGGTAGCATCACTTTTTCGAAAAAAAAGGGTGACTATGTGAAGAAGGGAGAGGAG TTTGGATATTTTTCATTTGGTGGAAGTACAGTGATTTGCGTCTTTGAAAAG GACACGATCAAGTTAGACGACGACCTCTTGGAGAACAGTGAAAGATCACTCGAGACATTAGTTTCTGTGGGAATGAAATTGGGCGTCTCCATTGAGAGAGGTGCTCGTATATACACCGAGTCTCCAAACGTGGAATCGTGTGTTATAGGGGAATGA
- the LOC140809203 gene encoding phosphatidylserine decarboxylase proenzyme 2-like isoform X3 encodes MSKSNLVGFCEIDLYDFLTQDSDSDVEVFDLLHISSPAEVAGKITLSCFIEDPLETEKSFARRILSIVDYNEDGHLSYPEFSDLMDAFGNLLAANKKKDVFKAADENGDGVVSVDELAMLLAVEQEKDPLLTCCPVCGETLPVSDRLNSMIHLTLCFDEGTGNQVMTGGFLTDKQASNGWMFKLSEWAHFSSYEVGLRSGSGASHILVFDRKTRRLVEEIIDSKIILSMRTIYQSKIGFGLIDTGAKELLLSLSEKQGRKMNSVESAKDIPKFLDLFQDQIKLSEIKYPLEHFKTFNEFFIRELKPSSRPITSLECDSVAVCAADSRLTAFRTATDSMRFWIKGRKFSVRGLLGTEVCSDAFIDGSLVIFRLAPQDYHRFHLPVSGRIEKFVDIPGCLYTVNPIAVNSKYCNVFTENKRVVSLISTEDFGKVAFVAIGATMVGSITFSKKKGDYVKKGEEFGYFSFGGSTVICVFEKDTIKLDDDLLENSERSLETLVSVGMKLGVSIERGARIYTESPNVESCVIGE; translated from the exons ATGTCAAAGAGCAATCTTGTTGGTTTTTGTGAGATTGATCTATATGATTTCCTTACTCAG GATTCAGATTCTGACGTAGAGGTATTTGACTTATTACATATATCTTCTCCTGCAGAAGTTGCTGGCAAGATAACTTTATCATGTTTCATTGAG GATCCATTGGAAACAGAAAAGTCTTTTGCAAGGCGCATTTTGTCCATTGTG GATTATAATGAAGATGGACATCTTTCCTATCCAGAATTCTCCGATTTAATGGATGCATTTGGTAATCTATTGGCTGCTAATAAG AAAAAGGACGTCTTTAAAGCCGCTGATGAGAACGGGGATGGTGTTGTTAGCGTGGACGAGTTGGCTATGCTTTTAGCTGTTGAGCAAGAAAA GGATCCACTTCTTACTTGCTGTCCCGTCTGCGGTGAAACTCTTCCAGTCTCCGATAGGTTGAATTCCATGATTCATTTGACCCTATGTTTTGATGAAGGGACTGGAAACCAGGTTATGACTGGAGGATTCTTGACTGATAAGCAGGCTTCTAATGG TTGGATGTTCAAACTAAGTGAATGGGCTCATTTTTCATCATATGAAGTTGGATTGAGGTCTGGATCTGGTGCTTCACACATTCTG GTGTTTGATCGCAAAACAAGGAGGCTAGTGGAAGAAATTATAGATTCCAAGATTATTTTATCAATGAGAACCATTTATCAATCTAAAATAGGGTTTGGCCTCATCGATACAG GGGCGAAAGAGCTATTGCTCAGCCTCTCAGAAAAGCAAGGAAGGAAAATGAACTCTGTTGAATCTGCCAAGGATATTCCGAAATTTCTTGATTTGTTTCAG GATCAAATAAAGTtatctgaaatcaaataccCTTTGGAGCACTTTAAG ACATTCAATGAATTTTTTATAAGAGAGTTAAAACCAAGCTCAAGACCAATCACCAGCTTGGAATGTGACAGTGTTGCTGTATGTGCAGCTGATAGCAGGCTTACAGCTTTCAGAACTGCTACTGATTCTATGAGATTTTGGATTAAG GGCCGAAAATTTTCTGTCAGAGGTCTTTTGGGAACAGAAGTGTGCTCTGATGCATTCATTGACGGAAGTCTAGTGATATTTAGATTGGCACCACAG GACTATCATCGATTCCACTTGCCTGTTTCTGGAAGGATTGAGAAATTTGTTGACATACCAGGATGTCTATACACT GTTAACCCAATTGCTGTGAATAGCAAGTATTGCAATGTTTTCACAGAAAATAAACGAGTTGTATCTCTTATATCAACAGAGGATTTTGGAAAG GTCGCATTTGTTGCTATTGGAGCAACAATGGTTGGTAGCATCACTTTTTCGAAAAAAAAGGGTGACTATGTGAAGAAGGGAGAGGAG TTTGGATATTTTTCATTTGGTGGAAGTACAGTGATTTGCGTCTTTGAAAAG GACACGATCAAGTTAGACGACGACCTCTTGGAGAACAGTGAAAGATCACTCGAGACATTAGTTTCTGTGGGAATGAAATTGGGCGTCTCCATTGAGAGAGGTGCTCGTATATACACCGAGTCTCCAAACGTGGAATCGTGTGTTATAGGGGAATGA